DNA sequence from the Oncorhynchus kisutch isolate 150728-3 unplaced genomic scaffold, Okis_V2 Okis07a-Okis12b_hom, whole genome shotgun sequence genome:
ACTGGAGGAGATCTCATCCCAATGCTCTCCTgacattcctctctcctctcttgcctTCTAAGGTTTTGACAaggaaaaaaggaaaagacacTTGAGATACAGCCCTCATCTTTATCGTAATCTACAAGGTCTTATTAAcgccctcttctttctctccatcttcctcctcgCAGGATGACCAACGCGTGCCACAGGAAGTGTGTGCCCCCCCACTACAAGGAGGCAGAGCTGTCTAAAGGGGAGGCGGTCTGTCTGGACCGCTGTGTGGCCAAGTACCTGGATCTACACGAGAGGCTGGGCCGCAAGCTCACCGAGCTCTCCGTTCAGGACGAGGAGATGATGAGGAAGAACGCTATTggacaataatatatatatatttttagggaGGGATGGGGGTGGGTTAGTGCTAGGGTTACCATGCTTTCTGTgcggggggaaagagagagggagcgatggGGTGGGTTTAATACATTCATGGCTCTTATGGAGGGGATGGAGTTGCCGTCCAGAGTGGGTTGGGTGTGTTTAAAGAGCAAGATGCTTGGAAGGAAGGTTTGTGATTACAGTGTGGAGCGGAAAATTGGGATGGATGAAGCCTGTTTTGTGTGAACAGTGGTTATACTTGTGGTTTGAGCcaagatcttttttttttttaccacagcAAAGACACTAATGTG
Encoded proteins:
- the LOC109880708 gene encoding mitochondrial import inner membrane translocase subunit Tim10, producing the protein MDPEKAQQLAAELEVEMMADMYNRMTNACHRKCVPPHYKEAELSKGEAVCLDRCVAKYLDLHERLGRKLTELSVQDEEMMRKNAIGQ